gaaGTTTATTTGACAAGTAGCTTTATactatattaaaagataaacatAGGTATTGATTTgattaattcatataaaaatgagttaattgcaaaaatggtccctgtggtttgtataCTTTCAcaatgggggtccctatttGACTTTCTTCGCAAagggggtccctattttgactatttttcgCAAAAATGGTCTCTTTTGGACGGCTCCGTTAGGCAGACACGTTAAGTTATCACGTGATCGGCATGTGCAGGGGCAAAGAAGTAATCAACCACCCCACCCGCCCCACTCAGCCTTTTTCCCCCTTTTTATACCTAAATAAATCTTaaaaaatccccaaatcaaaatcaCTTTCTCCCTCTAAACcctaattcaaaaattaacacaaaaatcTTCAAATTCATAGAATGGTGATGTGCAGATGTGGTTCTCCTTCTATTATTCGTACCTCTTGGACTTGTAATAATCCTGGAAGAAGGTTTTTTTGTTGTGGTAAAAAGGTAAGAGTTTTACATCTAATTTTGTTCAAGTTTATAGCTTTGTTCAATTTTTTCAAAGGTATGAGTTTGACATCTAACAGGGATCAAGCTGTGGGTTTATTACATGGCATGATCCACCAATGTGTGCGAGAGCTATTGCAATTATTCCTGGGCTGCTGCGTAGCTTGAACAAGCAAGAAGAAATTGCTCTAACAAATGAAATTCAAGCAAAAAGATATAAGAGGATGTTGGTGATAAGTTGGGTGTTTTTTATTGTATGGGTTATTTTCTTAggttgattttgttgcaaaatcTTATAAGTGTTGTAACAAACTCGAAATATATGGGAATGAAAATGGTTTGTGTAGTTTTGTTTACTCATTGTTGTGACTGGTTTGTGTAGTTTTGAGGATTGAATTACAAAGAAAATGGTTTGTGTATTTTTGTGTCATGACTTTGATATTTGAAAGAAGTTTATGCAATTGTATTGAATGGCTTGTGCACTTTGACATTACCAACTTAGCATAGGAATTGAATGAAATGCAATGAATATACCAACTTTTCTGCAGGAAATTTACCAACATTGACCAAAAATTTGTAACATTTTCTGCAGGAAATGAGATGTACCAACATTGACCAAAAATTTCCTGCAATTAAAACTCAACTACCAAATATTTACACACAAAAGCAATAAAATTGAACACTAAAGATACCAAAAGATAATTTCCAAGATAGTTGGTTGTTACATACCAAAAGATAATATTCATTGTATTGCAAATACATGCCAAAAGACAACTGCTTAACACAATCATAATATCCAAAAGGCAACATTTTTAACAGCAAAACACAATCATAATGTTTAAATGGCATAACAGTTTAAGTGACAAACGAAATAGCTTGAGAAGCAGCAGCTGGAGATCCACCAGTTTGAGACCCACCATCTTGGGAAGTAGAAGTTTTCTTCTTACCACCACCCTTGGAACCACCACTCTTTGAAGATGTGGGCTTCTTAGGACATGTTCTCTTGTTGTGTCCATCAACTTTGCAATTTCTACACTTAAGTTTTGCACCAGCCCTTGATATCCTGTCTTCCTTAATTATTTGCAGATCAACAGCACTCTGCCTTCTCTTCTTCTTAGGCCTTCCCACTGGATTCTTATGCTTGGGTGGTGTAATTGTTATGAGCCATTCAAACTTAGGCCAATGCAGTCTTCCTCTAATTGGATTAATCTTAAAACTATACATTCTTTTCCAAGTTTGCAGCCAATAAACAGGATTAACAAATGACTCTGGGCTTTGTATCTCACCTTCATTGTCTGCAATATTGAAAATAGAGGCCACAGCATGCTTACATGGCATCCCTGTCAACTCCTACCTCCTGCATGAACATGTCTTCTTATCTAAATCAACCACATGTTGATCCATCCATGGACCAAGTACTTGAAACTTGCTATCTCCATTAAAGGTTGCCTGTACAACACAAGATGTTAAAATAACAGTATTTCTTTCTCATTATGGAGTAAATGACTTTAATATGTATAGAAAACTCTTACATTATACTTTGAAGCTTCTTTCTTGATTGCATCAAACACTTCAGTAGCCCTTGGTGTTAAAGGCCCAGAACTGTTGTCAATATCCTTTTGCACTTTGGCCAGTCTCTTCATATTGTACTCTCTAATGAACTCCAAACATAGAATTATTGGTTTCTCCCTACCATCAACTAACTGCCTATTGTATACCTCACACATATTATTCAATAATATGTCACATTTTGCCCTTCCTATATACATACCAGAAAACAGAAATGCAACATAATTCAGCAACTGTGCCcaagtattaaaaatatacataacagaaaacaaaaaaacagaaAGTAAAGTAGTCATACCAGAAGAATGAGACTTTGCCCAATGTCTTGGTGGTTTTTCCTTTAACCAGTCATAAGcttcttttttcacttttttcaaaTCATCCATCACCTTGGTAAATTCAGCAACTGTGGGTGCATTTGCAGCCTTCCAAAGAAAGTCCTTGTAAACTTGTCCCCTAAATGAGCCTTTCATATTGTCATAAATGTGTTTGACACAAAACCTGTGCTCAGCACATGGAAAGAGTTGTGCAATTGCAGGTATTATCCCCTATatagtaaacatatatacaagttAAATATCAttatgaaattaaaagaaatgcaGAATTATACAAGTTAAATATCAttatgaaattaaaagaaatgcaGAATTATACAAGTTAAATATCAttatgaaattaaaagaaatgcaGAATTTTTTACCTTTTGCCTATCACTCATGAATGTAAAGTTTGACATATGATTCAAGTCTAGATCAGCTCCAAGACATTCAAGAAACCAAGTCCATGAAGCCCTGTTCTCAGACTCCACAATGCCATAAGCAAGTGGCTAAGTTTGATGGTTTGGATCTACACCTACAGCAGTCAACAACATTCCTGTAGCAGGAGACTTCAAAAAAGAACCATCCAAACCCAACAGATCTCTCTTCCCTGCTTTAAACCCAGCCTTCAATGGACCCAAACATACATATACTCTTCTAAACTGCCTTGTCTGACAATTAGGATCATGATTTGGTTCAATAGTTAATCTTCACAGTTGTGTCTGGGTTGCTTGCTTGTAATTCAAGGATGTAGTCCTTCAACATTCCATATTGTTGTGGGTAATCACCTCATTATTCTTGCCTTTGCCTTATCAAAAGCCCTGTAGATCTTGTGTTTGGAGACCCCTATGTGAAACTTCTTTTGTATTTGATCTCTAAGAAACCCTGCTTTAACCTTGGACTCTGGGTTTAAATTCTCTTGAATCTGTTTTGCCAAGAACTCATTAGTACATTTTCTCAAATTTCTTGTGTGGAGACATTTGTGTATTTGCTTGTAAGTTCTAACTGTCCATGTTTGTTGTTCATCAGGTTTGCCAATGTATAAAAGCCATGGACACTTTTGCTCTTCACAAGATTTAGATTCTGTTtcctttgtctttttttttggtCCACTTAACACCCTCTGGAGTATTTATCCTTCCAAGACCCACTGTTTCACTAGGAATTGCTTTTTTATTCTTCTTGGGCCCACATGTTGTTTCTGATCTGCTTTGTAAACCCACATTGGGTTGCTCTTGCATTTCAGGCCCACTATTTTTGGACTGCTCTTGCATTTCAGAACCATCTACATTGGGCTCAATAAACTTTGGCATGGTACCTTCACATATCACCCTGAATCttgttttatcattttttaaaattttcagttGCCTCCTACTTTCAATTGCATGCATGGTAACCATGTCCCTCATTTCTTCCTTGGTACCAAACACTTGCCCAAGATAAAAATGTGCCTTTTTTTCAGGATTTGTGGTATGCTCTTGTCTTAAATCTTTCAAGGCTTTTTTCCTAACTGCATCATCTTCCTCATCTGTTCCACTATCAAGAGTCTCACAATTTAAGTTTTCAGGATCACCAGCTATCTCCTTCTCCTTTGGATTCTCTTTAGATCCTATCCACTCTACATCACCATCTATGTTATCTCTAAAATCAGTCATGTCAATCTCTGGATCATCCATTCTATGCTCATCATCAACTACAAAGTCAGAATCTTCACCCTTGTTATTACTGTCACCATCCTCTTCATTCCTTGCTCATCATCAACTACAAAGTCATTTTCCCCTTCCTCTTCATCAGGCTCATCAATATGTGTGTTACCTACATGCTCATAACTAGCATCATACCCCTTATTAGTCCCACTACCCTGCCCAATTTCTTTACTACCCTGCACAATTTCTTTACTACCCTGACCAATTTCTTTCTGAAGTCCCACATTGACAAAATTATCAGTGAATACAAAATCATTAAACATTTCATTCCCACCACCTTCATTAAGTATTTCATTCACCTCATTTGTGCATATCCTAGGAGTAGTTTCAATCTGCTTTGGTATATAGGGTGAAACTGTAACAATTTCAACCTCAATTGGTTCATTTCCACCCAACCCAACCTGTGTTTCAACCTCAATTGGTTCATTTCCACCCACCCCAGCCTGTGTTTCAACCTCTGTTGTTGTTTCAATCTGCAGTTCATTTATACCCAAACCAGTTTGTGTTTCACCTTCAACTGTTTCATTAAACAACTTCCTTTTACGAACCCCCATCTTTTTTGCAGGCACATAAGGGGTTACAGTGGTTTTCCAAGCTTCtatatatacttctataatCTTGGAATGAGATTTtccaataaaactaattaaattccTAACATCATCGTCACTAGCTAAAGCATGCAGCCCAATATCAAGATTATTATTTGGTTCCTTAAAGTGGTACCACATTGGAATTTTTTTTGCATACCCTATTTCTTTGAGCATAGCTTCTAGCTCGAGAACAGAAAACTCATCTCCATCTACGGAGTCTACAAAATTGACCTTACCATTGATGTATTTCCTCCCTGGAACTGTCGTGAACCACCCAGCATGATGaattttcaaagaaaatgtaGTAGTGCATGCagctacaaaaaaaaatggaatttaTGTATAAATTAGTATAAAcaatcacatacatacatacatttttgtgtataatatattatatatccaaaatcaattaaaaacttgaataaataactgaaaaatatgaaaaccTAAATCACTCCCCATATATCCAAGCAACGTTCCATTCTTTATCAGTTTCTCGAAGCACCCACGGCATTTTTGAGTTAATAAATTTAGAGAGGGATTTTTGATCTAGAGAgggatttttgattttttggtttGGAATAATTAGGGTTCTCGTTATATAAAAAAGGGGAAATTAAAAGGCTGAGTGGGGCGGGTGGGGTGGTTGATTACTTCTTTGCCCCTGCACATGCCAATCACGTGATAACTTAACGTGTCTTCCTAACGGAGCCGTCCAAAAAGGACCATTTTTGcgaaaaatagtcaaaataggGACCCCTTTGCGCAGAAAGTCaaatagggacccccattgcgAAAGtatacaaaccacagggaccatttttgcaattaactatataaaaatataaagaaatacAATAGAATAGTAAATACAATATCATTATCTTTCTTGCCATACATATTCAACCAGCCAAGGTTTCTGAAATCTCACCGCCAGGCAGCGTTGCAGGGTCGCTAGCTTGAGAGGAAAAATTCCTCTATGGGACTAAGGGGTTCCTAagcatttactttttttttttatttaaactagTTAGGAAAAAAGGTGTTTTGGTATTTACTTTTTCATACACAAAAAACCCATGTTGcactttaaaataatttatttagtgCACCAAAAATCACTATGATTTACAGATAATAAATCTTTGATCATATAGTTATTGAAAAAAATTGACTCTTCTACAAGAGATGTAAAATTTATGGATAACGGATTCGATTGTCATACGGACACACTTTTAGTAAATTGTAcgtaattttaataataacaaaaaaggtTTGTTGATTATTGGGCTATGAAAACTTAATAAGCAGgcccaataaaaaaaaaagaaaagaaacgatTGTATTCTATTCTCAAGTCTCAACCCACAAGTCCACAACCCCCTTTACTCCCAACTTccataaaccctaaaaacaacACAAAACCCTACACTCTGCTTTCGGCCccccttttatttttatttttcttctctctgaaaaaaacaaataaaacaacaaacaaaaatgGGCGGAAGTGATAGCGAAGGAGATAAATCAGCAATTaaagagaaagagaagaagaagatgttagcCTTAGCCCCAATCGCCAAGCCACTCGCTGgcaaaaaactttcaaaacgCACTCTTAAACTCGTTCGCAAAGGTAccccatatttatatatatatatatatattatattgttgacgtgtattgatattttttataatgaatTAGTTGAAGGTAGTAGTAATATATGTGAATAATGTTGTTGTTGTGTTTTAATAGCTGCGGAAAACAAGTGTTTGAAAAGAGGTGTTAAGGAAGTTGTTAAAAGTATCAGACGCGGTAATAAAGGGTatgtgtacatatatatgtagatatatatgtGAACATAGTATGATTCTTGTTTATGTTTGTAATATGTAAGTTGTTTTATAATTTCAATTGGGGTGAATGCAGAGTGTGTGTGATTGCTGGGAACATTACTCCA
The Erigeron canadensis isolate Cc75 chromosome 2, C_canadensis_v1, whole genome shotgun sequence DNA segment above includes these coding regions:
- the LOC122589230 gene encoding H/ACA ribonucleoprotein complex subunit 2-like protein; translated protein: MGGSDSEGDKSAIKEKEKKKMLALAPIAKPLAGKKLSKRTLKLVRKAAENKCLKRGVKEVVKSIRRGNKGVCVIAGNITPIDVITHVPILCEEAEIPYVYVTSKEDLANAGATKRPTCCVLVLTKPTKGELEEEVKQKLKAEYDQVASEVSELAATMF